One genomic window of Methanobacterium formicicum DSM 3637 includes the following:
- a CDS encoding ATPase domain-containing protein — protein MERIKTGINGIDQFTGGLPRGKTILITGDAGSGKTIFGLQFALTSCQQNNKTVYITTEEDSKDLFTQGETFGWDIQSATDSGLLRFIELAGIRARVTEAEISIDVGAMKGNFSKFLKDLPEDTQTVIIDNIGSYTAKLTPYEFRDRFDLLVYELKERNITALIILDSATSREFNEIALFSVYGAIKLMKRENPYTGRRERVMDVVKMRSTKTPTQFMTYEINANGIDIVSGVEIKE, from the coding sequence TTGGAACGAATCAAAACAGGAATAAACGGAATAGACCAGTTTACAGGTGGACTTCCCCGTGGGAAAACAATACTCATAACTGGAGATGCTGGTTCTGGTAAAACCATATTTGGTTTACAGTTTGCCCTTACCAGCTGCCAGCAGAATAATAAAACGGTTTACATCACTACAGAAGAAGATTCTAAGGATCTTTTTACCCAGGGAGAAACCTTTGGATGGGATATTCAATCAGCTACTGACAGTGGTCTTTTACGTTTCATTGAATTAGCCGGTATCAGGGCCAGGGTGACCGAGGCTGAGATCAGCATTGATGTCGGTGCAATGAAAGGTAATTTCTCTAAATTCTTAAAAGACCTTCCTGAAGACACCCAAACAGTAATAATTGACAATATTGGTAGTTACACCGCAAAGCTCACCCCCTACGAATTCAGGGATCGTTTCGACCTTCTGGTATACGAATTGAAAGAGCGTAACATAACTGCACTTATCATCCTGGATAGTGCAACCTCGAGAGAATTCAACGAAATTGCCCTTTTCTCTGTTTATGGTGCCATAAAACTCATGAAACGAGAAAATCCTTACACTGGTCGCCGAGAGCGTGTTATGGATGTGGTTAAGATGAGGAGCACCAAAACACCCACTCAGTTTATGACTTATGAGATCAATGCTAATGGTATTGACATTGTATCTGGAGTGGAAATTAAAGAATAA